One genomic region from Arthrobacter sp. FB24 encodes:
- the kynA gene encoding tryptophan 2,3-dioxygenase, translating into MSVEKNTRQLEKDIVRDFSSRMSYASYLQLPTLLSAQQPVSNPEHHDEMLFIIQHQTTELWLKLVLHELRSAAAWLRSDDLGSALKAIARVKHIQKTLTEQWSVLATLTPTEYSQFRRFLGNSSGFQSSQYRAVEFVLGNKNRKMLPVFESDPEAYQQLSNVLEAPSIYDEFLAYLNRQGFDIPTSLLERDVTKAHQFCPELVPVFKHIYENAADNWGAYEACEELVDLEDNFQLWRFRHLRTVQRTIGMKAGTGGSSGAAFLQKALELTFFPELFAVRTEIGQ; encoded by the coding sequence GTGTCCGTTGAGAAGAACACGAGGCAACTGGAGAAGGACATTGTCCGGGACTTCAGTTCGCGGATGAGCTACGCGTCGTACCTGCAACTGCCCACGCTGCTCAGCGCGCAGCAACCGGTCAGCAACCCCGAACACCACGACGAAATGCTGTTCATCATCCAGCACCAGACCACTGAACTGTGGCTGAAGCTGGTCCTTCACGAGCTGCGCAGCGCCGCGGCCTGGCTCCGCAGCGACGACCTCGGATCCGCCTTGAAAGCGATCGCGCGAGTGAAGCACATCCAGAAGACACTGACCGAACAATGGTCCGTGCTGGCCACGCTGACACCCACCGAGTATTCCCAGTTCCGCAGGTTCCTGGGCAACTCCTCCGGGTTCCAGTCCAGCCAGTACCGGGCCGTGGAGTTCGTCCTGGGCAATAAGAACCGCAAGATGCTCCCGGTGTTCGAATCCGATCCTGAGGCCTACCAGCAGCTGAGCAACGTCCTTGAGGCGCCAAGCATCTACGACGAATTCCTCGCCTACCTCAACCGGCAGGGCTTCGACATCCCGACGTCCCTGCTGGAGCGCGACGTCACTAAGGCTCACCAGTTCTGCCCGGAACTGGTGCCGGTGTTCAAGCACATCTACGAGAACGCAGCTGACAACTGGGGTGCCTACGAGGCATGCGAAGAACTGGTGGACTTGGAAGACAACTTCCAGCTGTGGCGTTTCCGCCACCTGCGAACGGTGCAGCGGACCATTGGCATGAAGGCCGGCACCGGCGGATCCAGCGGGGCCGCGTTCCTGCAGAAGGCCCTGGAACTGACGTTCTTTCCCGAACTTTTCGCCGTCCGGACGGAGATCGGCCAGTGA
- the kynU gene encoding kynureninase, with translation MNALDPRATSPLAPDTADATDALRQRAVELDAADPLAGYRDHFIGTDTELSYLDGNSLGRPLKRTATDIGSFIQHSWGGRLIRGWDEEWLRLPEATGDQLGRAVLGAAPGQTIIADSTTVVLYKLIRAALAAVKDPARTEIVLDTENFPTDRYLLEGIAREEGLTLRWIEADPAAGVTVDQVREAAGPATAVVVLSQIAYRSGYLADLPAITAAVHDAGALVVWDLCHSAGSVEIDLDAAGVDFAAGCTYKYLNGGPGSPAFAYINSRHLPGLSQPIWGWMGRKDAFEMGPGYEPAPGIRGFLSGTPAIFGMIAMQGTLDLIEEAGMSALREKSRKLTAFGLELHDAWLAPAGVVLATPRDPERRGSHITVDHPDFREMTAQLWARDVIPDFRAPHGIRIGLSPLSTSFMEVYRGVAAVRDLLARR, from the coding sequence GTGAACGCACTTGATCCGCGGGCAACAAGCCCGCTGGCACCGGATACGGCGGACGCCACAGACGCCCTGCGGCAGCGCGCCGTCGAACTTGACGCCGCCGACCCGCTGGCAGGCTACCGCGACCACTTCATCGGAACTGACACCGAGCTGTCCTACCTGGACGGGAACTCGCTGGGCCGTCCGCTCAAGCGGACAGCTACGGACATCGGCAGCTTCATCCAGCACAGCTGGGGCGGCCGGCTGATCCGAGGCTGGGACGAGGAATGGCTCCGGCTGCCGGAAGCTACCGGCGACCAGCTGGGCCGGGCAGTCCTCGGCGCCGCACCCGGGCAGACCATCATTGCCGACTCCACCACGGTTGTCCTGTACAAGCTGATCCGTGCCGCCCTCGCTGCGGTCAAGGACCCCGCCAGGACCGAAATCGTGCTGGACACGGAGAACTTCCCCACGGACCGTTACCTTCTCGAAGGCATCGCCCGGGAAGAGGGGCTGACGCTGCGATGGATCGAGGCCGATCCCGCTGCCGGGGTGACCGTTGACCAGGTGCGCGAGGCGGCAGGGCCGGCTACCGCCGTCGTGGTCCTCAGCCAGATCGCCTACCGCTCCGGTTATCTCGCCGACCTGCCGGCGATCACGGCGGCAGTGCACGACGCCGGCGCGCTGGTGGTATGGGACCTGTGCCATTCCGCCGGTTCGGTGGAGATCGACCTGGACGCCGCCGGCGTCGACTTCGCTGCGGGCTGCACCTACAAATACCTCAACGGGGGACCGGGCTCGCCGGCGTTCGCCTACATCAACTCCCGGCACCTCCCGGGGCTGAGCCAGCCGATCTGGGGCTGGATGGGCCGCAAGGACGCGTTCGAAATGGGGCCCGGCTACGAACCGGCTCCCGGGATCCGCGGCTTCCTCAGCGGAACGCCGGCAATTTTCGGCATGATCGCCATGCAGGGCACGCTGGACCTGATTGAAGAAGCCGGCATGTCCGCACTCCGGGAAAAATCCCGGAAGCTGACGGCGTTCGGGCTCGAGCTCCATGACGCGTGGCTGGCTCCGGCCGGAGTCGTGCTGGCAACGCCGCGGGATCCGGAGCGCCGGGGGAGCCACATCACCGTGGACCATCCGGACTTCCGGGAGATGACGGCGCAGCTCTGGGCGCGGGACGTCATCCCGGATTTCCGGGCACCGCACGGCATCCGGATCGGGCTCTCGCCGCTCAGCACCTCATTTATGGAGGTGTACCGCGGTGTTGCCGCCGTCCGGGATCTGCTGGCGCGCCGCTAG
- the rpsO gene encoding 30S ribosomal protein S15, translating to MALDAAVKQSIIKDFATSEGDTGSPEVQVAVLTQRIKDLTEHMKEHKHDFHTQRGLLAMVGRRKRMLTYLKNTDINRYRALIERLGLRR from the coding sequence GTGGCACTTGACGCCGCTGTAAAGCAGTCCATCATCAAGGATTTCGCAACGTCCGAGGGCGACACCGGTTCACCGGAGGTCCAGGTTGCAGTCCTGACTCAGCGGATCAAGGATCTCACTGAGCACATGAAGGAGCACAAGCACGACTTCCACACCCAGCGCGGTCTGCTGGCCATGGTTGGTCGTCGCAAGCGTATGCTCACCTACCTCAAGAACACTGACATCAACCGCTACCGTGCGCTCATCGAGCGCCTCGGCCTGCGCCGCTAG
- a CDS encoding polyribonucleotide nucleotidyltransferase: MEGPEIQFSEAVIDNGRFGKRVIRFETGRLAKQAAGAAMVYIDEDTALLSATTAGKHPREGFDFFPLTVDVEERMYAAGRIPGSFFRREGRPSTEAILACRLMDRPLRPAFIKGLRNEVQIVVTVLAINPDELYDVVAINASSMSTQLSGLPFSGPIGGVRVALVADEHGSQWVAFPKHSQLENSVFNMVVAGRVAGDDVAIMMVEAEATDNSWNLIKEQGATAPTEEVVSEGLEAAKPFIKALCDAQADLAARAAKPTVEFPVFLDYEDDAYAAVEAAAAEKLAAVFQIADKQERDAASDQLKDDVTSSLAGQFEGREKELSAAFRSVTKHVVRQRILKDQIRIDGRGLTDIRQLTAEVEVLPRVHGSAIFERGETQIMGVTTLNMLKMEQQIDSLSPVTRKRYMHNYNFPPYSTGETGRVGSPKRREIGHGALAERALVPVLPSREEFPYAIRQVSEALSSNGSTSMGSVCASTLSMLNAGVPLKAAVAGIAMGLVSDQVDGQTRYAALTDILGAEDAFGDMDFKVAGTSEFVTAIQLDTKLDGIPASVLAAALKQAREARLHILEVINSAIDTPDELSEFAPRVIAVKIPVDKIGEVIGPKGKMINQIQEDTGADISIEDDGTVYIGATNGPSADAARSAINAIANPQVPEIGERYLGTVVKTTTFGAFISLTPGKDGLLHISELRKIAGGKRVDNVEDVVSVGQKIQVEITKIDDRGKLSLSPVIAEEEGAENAEVAEAAAE; the protein is encoded by the coding sequence TTGGAGGGTCCCGAAATCCAGTTCTCAGAAGCCGTCATTGACAATGGCCGCTTCGGCAAGCGTGTAATCCGCTTCGAAACCGGCCGCCTTGCCAAGCAGGCAGCCGGCGCAGCCATGGTGTACATCGACGAAGACACCGCGCTGCTGTCCGCAACCACCGCCGGCAAGCACCCGCGTGAAGGCTTTGACTTCTTCCCGCTGACCGTTGACGTCGAAGAGCGTATGTACGCCGCCGGCCGCATCCCGGGTTCGTTCTTCCGCCGCGAAGGCCGCCCGTCCACCGAAGCCATCCTGGCTTGCCGCCTCATGGACCGCCCGCTGCGTCCGGCCTTCATCAAGGGCCTCCGCAACGAGGTCCAGATCGTCGTCACCGTCCTGGCGATCAACCCTGACGAGCTCTACGACGTCGTGGCCATCAACGCCTCCTCGATGTCCACCCAGCTCTCCGGCCTGCCGTTCTCCGGCCCGATCGGTGGCGTCCGCGTTGCCCTCGTCGCCGACGAGCACGGTTCGCAGTGGGTTGCTTTCCCGAAGCACTCCCAGCTCGAGAACTCCGTGTTCAACATGGTCGTTGCCGGCCGCGTTGCCGGTGACGACGTCGCCATCATGATGGTCGAAGCCGAAGCTACGGACAACTCCTGGAACCTCATCAAGGAACAGGGCGCCACCGCCCCCACCGAAGAAGTTGTGTCCGAGGGCCTCGAGGCCGCCAAGCCGTTCATCAAGGCACTGTGCGACGCCCAGGCAGACCTTGCCGCCCGCGCCGCCAAGCCGACCGTCGAGTTCCCGGTCTTCCTCGACTACGAGGACGACGCCTACGCCGCTGTTGAAGCCGCTGCGGCCGAGAAGCTGGCTGCTGTCTTCCAGATTGCTGACAAGCAGGAGCGCGACGCCGCTTCGGACCAGCTCAAGGACGACGTCACTTCGTCGCTCGCCGGCCAGTTCGAGGGGCGCGAGAAGGAGCTGTCCGCAGCTTTCCGCTCGGTGACCAAGCACGTTGTGCGCCAGCGCATCCTGAAGGACCAGATCCGCATCGACGGCCGTGGCCTGACGGACATCCGCCAGCTCACCGCCGAGGTCGAGGTCCTGCCCCGCGTTCACGGTTCGGCCATCTTCGAACGCGGCGAGACCCAGATCATGGGTGTCACCACGCTGAACATGCTGAAGATGGAACAGCAGATCGACTCGCTGTCGCCGGTAACGCGCAAGCGCTACATGCACAACTACAACTTCCCGCCGTACTCCACCGGTGAAACCGGTCGCGTGGGTTCGCCCAAGCGCCGCGAAATCGGTCACGGCGCCCTGGCCGAGCGTGCACTCGTGCCCGTCCTGCCGTCCCGCGAGGAATTCCCCTACGCCATCCGCCAGGTATCTGAGGCTCTCAGCTCCAACGGTTCGACGTCGATGGGTTCCGTCTGCGCCTCCACGCTGTCGATGCTCAACGCAGGCGTGCCGCTGAAGGCGGCCGTTGCAGGTATCGCCATGGGCCTGGTGTCCGACCAGGTTGACGGCCAGACCCGCTACGCAGCACTGACCGATATCCTCGGCGCCGAAGATGCCTTCGGCGACATGGACTTCAAGGTCGCCGGTACTTCCGAGTTCGTCACGGCCATCCAGCTGGACACCAAGCTCGACGGCATCCCGGCCTCGGTCCTGGCCGCCGCCCTGAAGCAGGCCCGCGAAGCACGCCTGCACATCCTTGAGGTCATCAACTCCGCGATCGACACCCCGGACGAGCTCTCCGAGTTCGCTCCGCGCGTCATCGCGGTCAAGATCCCCGTGGACAAGATCGGCGAGGTCATCGGGCCCAAGGGCAAGATGATCAACCAGATCCAGGAAGACACCGGCGCGGACATCTCCATCGAGGACGACGGCACCGTTTACATCGGCGCCACCAACGGCCCGTCCGCCGACGCCGCACGCTCCGCGATCAACGCCATCGCCAACCCGCAGGTTCCGGAAATCGGAGAGCGCTACCTGGGTACGGTCGTCAAGACCACCACCTTCGGCGCCTTCATTTCCCTCACCCCGGGCAAGGACGGTCTGCTGCACATCTCCGAGCTGCGTAAGATCGCCGGCGGCAAGCGCGTTGACAACGTCGAGGACGTCGTCTCCGTGGGCCAGAAGATCCAGGTCGAGATCACCAAGATCGACGACCGTGGAAAGCTGTCCCTCTCCCCGGTCATCGCCGAGGAAGAAGGCGCTGAAAACGCCGAGGTCGCCGAGGCAGCCGCAGAGTAA
- a CDS encoding M16 family metallopeptidase: MTVVPLPLVQNHPGDTLIHGADGGSVVRRSVLPGGVRVLTEAMPGQRSATIGFWVGVGSRDEAHGQHGSTHFLEHLLFKGTKRRTALEIASAFDEVGGESNAATAKESTCYFARVLDTDLPMAIDVIADMITGAVLDPQEMEQERDVILEEIAMDSDDPTDVAHEHFVAAVLGTHPLGRPIGGTPEAIRAVARDSVWDHYRRYYRPDELVITAAGGLDHDVVCGLVVDALHQAGWALEPGAAPVERRSTERADITGTAGLHVVKRPVEQANIIMGCPTIVATDGRRYVMSVLNAVLGGGMSSRLFQEVREKRGLVYSTYSFASSYADAGYFGMYAGCTPSKVRQVVELLGAELDKLAEHGISGDELRKAVGQLCGGIVLALEDTGSRMSRLGRAELVSGEYQDIEETLRQIKSVTVEQVRELALELAAAPRTVTVVGPFEERETFGL; this comes from the coding sequence ATGACTGTCGTACCCCTGCCGCTCGTGCAGAACCATCCCGGAGACACCCTGATCCACGGAGCCGACGGCGGGTCCGTGGTTCGCCGGTCCGTACTTCCCGGAGGCGTGCGTGTACTGACGGAAGCCATGCCCGGCCAGCGGTCCGCGACCATCGGCTTCTGGGTTGGCGTGGGTTCACGGGACGAAGCCCACGGGCAGCACGGGTCCACCCACTTCCTGGAGCACCTGCTGTTCAAGGGCACCAAGCGGCGCACCGCGCTGGAAATTGCCTCCGCGTTTGATGAGGTCGGCGGGGAGTCCAACGCGGCCACTGCCAAGGAAAGCACCTGCTATTTTGCCCGGGTCCTCGACACGGACCTTCCGATGGCCATCGATGTCATCGCGGACATGATTACCGGCGCAGTCCTGGACCCGCAGGAGATGGAGCAGGAACGCGACGTCATCCTGGAGGAAATCGCGATGGACAGCGACGACCCCACGGACGTCGCCCACGAGCACTTTGTCGCCGCAGTGCTGGGAACGCATCCGCTTGGACGGCCGATCGGCGGAACACCGGAGGCCATCCGGGCCGTTGCCCGCGATTCCGTCTGGGACCACTACCGCCGGTACTACCGCCCGGACGAGCTGGTCATCACCGCCGCCGGCGGACTGGACCACGACGTCGTCTGCGGATTGGTGGTGGATGCCCTCCACCAGGCGGGCTGGGCGCTGGAGCCCGGTGCAGCACCCGTGGAGCGGCGCTCCACCGAACGGGCCGACATCACCGGAACCGCCGGACTCCACGTGGTCAAGCGGCCCGTCGAGCAGGCAAACATCATCATGGGCTGCCCCACCATCGTCGCCACGGACGGACGCCGCTACGTCATGAGCGTGCTTAACGCCGTGCTGGGCGGCGGCATGTCCTCGCGCCTGTTCCAGGAGGTGCGGGAAAAGCGCGGCCTGGTCTACTCCACCTATTCCTTTGCCTCGTCCTATGCCGACGCAGGCTATTTCGGCATGTATGCCGGCTGCACTCCCTCGAAGGTCCGCCAGGTCGTTGAGCTGCTGGGCGCCGAACTGGACAAGCTGGCGGAGCACGGCATCTCCGGGGACGAGCTCAGGAAGGCCGTGGGTCAGCTGTGCGGCGGGATCGTGTTGGCGCTCGAAGACACCGGATCACGGATGTCGCGGCTGGGCAGGGCCGAACTGGTGTCCGGCGAATACCAGGACATCGAGGAGACGCTCCGGCAGATCAAGAGCGTTACCGTGGAGCAGGTGCGGGAACTGGCACTGGAGCTTGCGGCGGCACCCCGGACGGTGACAGTGGTGGGTCCGTTCGAGGAACGCGAAACCTTCGGCCTCTGA
- a CDS encoding DUF1579 family protein — protein sequence MDRTHPGTAQAELEVFLGHWTGTTHIEATPRRPARTAAAEMTFTKAAGGYAVLQSYRHTQLDGIRFERHGMFTMDPDHPDTVWYHVDSVGLPREPPTRCSWHGGVLTVERRTGRDTSRHTYRVDDGVLTHTSEVRLAGATAFAPFMTSVCRRT from the coding sequence ATGGACCGTACGCACCCGGGCACTGCGCAGGCAGAGCTGGAGGTTTTCCTCGGGCACTGGACGGGGACGACCCATATTGAGGCGACACCCCGGCGGCCTGCCAGGACTGCGGCGGCAGAGATGACCTTCACCAAGGCCGCCGGCGGCTACGCGGTGCTGCAAAGCTACCGGCATACCCAACTCGACGGTATCCGTTTTGAGCGCCATGGCATGTTCACCATGGACCCCGACCACCCTGACACGGTCTGGTACCACGTGGACAGCGTGGGGCTGCCCCGGGAGCCCCCTACGCGGTGCAGCTGGCACGGCGGAGTCCTCACCGTGGAACGCCGAACCGGCAGGGATACCTCCCGGCACACGTACCGGGTGGACGACGGCGTGCTGACGCACACGTCCGAAGTCCGCCTGGCCGGCGCCACAGCCTTCGCGCCGTTCATGACCTCCGTTTGCCGCCGCACCTGA
- a CDS encoding helix-turn-helix transcriptional regulator: MTTHRAAGRSLERIGDLCGSPLEDHNLRAALLAEIAGIVPFSSFVWPLTDPETCTGISPMARIPCPQELPALIRLKYVTAPGRWTSLIGNGPPTVTLQTATGGDLVRSPLWNGVLGRYGVVDVLSTVFADRYGCWGWLDLWRTADDGQFSDLEAKHLAAAAPVIAAGLRRSRAARMRLDAKPRRNLLPAAGLPQQAVLTLDTELGVTSRSASAADWLGLLQPGPRPFEAIPAEVFNVAAQLLAREAGVDSHPASARVSIGSGRWAVLRSFRLDPGENGAARLAVTIQECPAGERLDVFARCFGLTPRQRSLLELAAGGLDTAALAAALRISPYTVQDQFKLVFAACGVRSRNSLLALALGTERAGPS, from the coding sequence ATGACCACGCATCGGGCAGCGGGCCGAAGCCTGGAAAGGATCGGTGACCTCTGCGGTTCGCCGCTGGAGGACCATAACCTGCGCGCAGCCCTGTTAGCGGAAATTGCCGGCATTGTCCCGTTCAGCTCGTTTGTGTGGCCCCTGACCGACCCCGAAACGTGCACCGGGATCTCACCGATGGCCCGGATTCCCTGCCCCCAGGAACTGCCGGCCCTGATCAGGCTGAAGTACGTGACGGCGCCCGGCCGGTGGACGTCGCTCATCGGGAACGGCCCGCCCACGGTGACGCTGCAGACGGCAACCGGGGGAGACCTTGTCCGGAGCCCGCTCTGGAACGGTGTCCTTGGGCGGTACGGGGTGGTGGATGTCCTGTCCACGGTGTTCGCGGACAGATACGGTTGCTGGGGCTGGCTGGACCTGTGGCGGACCGCAGATGACGGGCAATTTTCGGACCTCGAAGCGAAGCACCTGGCGGCTGCGGCGCCCGTCATCGCGGCTGGCCTGCGGCGAAGCAGGGCAGCCCGGATGAGGCTCGATGCGAAGCCGCGCCGCAACCTGCTGCCCGCGGCGGGGCTGCCTCAACAGGCGGTGCTGACGCTGGACACGGAGCTGGGAGTCACCAGCCGAAGTGCGTCCGCAGCCGATTGGCTCGGCCTGCTGCAGCCGGGGCCCCGCCCTTTTGAAGCGATACCGGCCGAGGTCTTCAACGTGGCCGCGCAACTCCTGGCACGGGAGGCCGGAGTGGATTCCCACCCGGCGTCTGCCCGGGTCAGCATCGGCTCCGGCCGGTGGGCGGTGCTCAGGTCATTCCGGCTGGATCCGGGGGAGAACGGGGCAGCGAGGCTGGCAGTGACCATCCAGGAATGCCCGGCGGGGGAACGGCTCGACGTGTTCGCCCGGTGCTTTGGCCTGACGCCGAGGCAGCGCAGCCTGCTGGAACTCGCCGCAGGCGGACTGGACACCGCGGCGCTGGCGGCGGCCCTCCGGATCAGCCCCTACACGGTGCAGGACCAGTTCAAGCTGGTTTTTGCTGCCTGCGGCGTACGGAGCAGGAACTCGTTGCTGGCTTTGGCCCTCGGAACGGAGCGGGCCGGCCCCTCGTAA
- a CDS encoding MoaD/ThiS family protein translates to MNVRYFAAARAAAGVEEEGFELPAGSTLEALLSAVLDVDRPVPPAGTPPLARLLSRSSFLLNEVAVRDRSVVLGPDDVVDVLPPFAGG, encoded by the coding sequence TTGAACGTACGTTATTTCGCTGCCGCGCGCGCTGCCGCAGGGGTGGAAGAGGAAGGCTTTGAGCTTCCCGCCGGCTCCACTCTGGAGGCACTGTTGAGCGCTGTGCTCGACGTCGACCGCCCGGTTCCGCCGGCCGGCACCCCGCCGCTCGCGCGGCTTCTTTCGCGAAGCAGCTTCCTGCTTAACGAAGTGGCCGTCCGCGACCGGTCCGTGGTCCTGGGGCCGGATGACGTCGTGGACGTGCTGCCGCCGTTTGCCGGCGGCTAG
- the moaA gene encoding GTP 3',8-cyclase MoaA, with protein MSVQLGMPQPREGAGSDPGAPSLPSRPAGMPAGLMDRYGRRATDMRLSLTDKCNLRCTYCMPAEGLEWLAKQAVMSAEEIVRIVRIGVDMLGVRELRLTGGEPLVRADLLDIISALRQAHPELPISMTTNAVGLDKKAAGLKAAGLSRINVSLDSLHEETFTKLTRRPFLDKVLAGVDAAWAAGLGPVKLNAVLMRGINDAESPSLLAWALDRGYELRFIEQMPLDADHGWTRRNMITAAEIRELLSVDYVLSADPRDRDGAPAERFEVRRRAPGSTEASGPVLGTVGIIASVTEPFCSDCRRTRITAEGKIMSCLFSREEVDLLGLLREGATDEQLAERWQDAMWIKPKAHGMDHVGLDAPDFVQPDRSMSAIGG; from the coding sequence ATGAGTGTTCAGCTTGGTATGCCGCAACCCCGGGAGGGGGCAGGTTCCGACCCGGGAGCACCGTCGCTGCCGTCGAGGCCGGCGGGCATGCCCGCGGGCCTAATGGACCGGTACGGACGCCGCGCCACGGACATGAGGTTGTCCCTGACGGACAAGTGCAACCTGCGCTGCACGTACTGTATGCCGGCCGAAGGTCTTGAATGGCTGGCCAAGCAGGCCGTGATGTCCGCCGAGGAAATCGTCAGGATAGTGCGGATCGGCGTCGACATGCTGGGGGTGCGCGAGTTGCGCCTCACCGGCGGCGAACCCCTGGTCCGGGCCGACCTCCTCGACATTATCTCCGCCTTGCGCCAGGCGCACCCGGAGCTGCCGATCTCCATGACCACCAACGCGGTGGGGCTGGATAAGAAGGCGGCCGGACTGAAGGCTGCCGGTCTTTCCCGGATCAACGTTTCGCTGGATTCCCTGCACGAAGAGACGTTCACCAAGCTGACCCGGAGGCCTTTCCTGGACAAGGTCCTGGCCGGTGTGGACGCCGCGTGGGCCGCCGGGCTCGGTCCCGTGAAGCTCAACGCCGTCCTGATGCGCGGAATCAATGACGCCGAGTCCCCGTCGCTGCTGGCGTGGGCACTGGACCGCGGCTACGAACTCCGCTTCATCGAGCAGATGCCGCTCGACGCCGACCACGGGTGGACCCGCCGGAACATGATTACCGCGGCCGAAATCCGCGAACTCCTGTCCGTCGACTACGTCCTGAGCGCCGATCCGAGGGACCGTGACGGCGCACCGGCCGAACGCTTCGAAGTACGACGCCGCGCCCCGGGTTCCACGGAGGCCTCCGGACCCGTGCTGGGAACAGTTGGAATCATCGCCTCCGTCACCGAACCCTTCTGTTCGGACTGCCGCCGCACCCGGATCACGGCCGAGGGCAAGATCATGAGCTGCCTGTTCTCGCGCGAAGAAGTCGACCTTCTGGGGCTGCTGCGCGAAGGCGCCACGGATGAGCAACTCGCCGAGCGCTGGCAGGACGCCATGTGGATCAAGCCGAAAGCCCACGGCATGGACCACGTCGGTTTGGACGCTCCGGACTTTGTCCAGCCGGACCGCAGCATGAGCGCCATCGGAGGCTGA
- a CDS encoding response regulator transcription factor, with protein sequence MNKSQPAPVQAAVGNRRILLVEDEQTIAGVVRDYLVQAGFQVDLAADGFTALRLAAERHPDLVLLDRMLPGLDGVEVCRRLRQTMSVPVIMLTALGTEDDRILGLEVGADDYITKPFSPRELVLRVRSVLRRSVQEFSPEPAVQVAGFELNPAARTVTHHGSPLALTIREFDLLAFFLRRPNQVFSREELIRAVWGWDFGDLSTVTVHVRRLREKIEADPTRPALLKTVWGVGYRLDTPDGADGANS encoded by the coding sequence GTGAACAAGTCCCAGCCGGCGCCGGTCCAGGCCGCAGTCGGAAACCGGCGGATACTCCTCGTCGAAGACGAACAGACCATCGCCGGAGTGGTCCGTGACTACCTTGTGCAGGCGGGCTTCCAGGTGGACCTCGCTGCGGACGGGTTCACGGCCCTGCGCCTCGCGGCGGAGCGGCACCCGGACCTCGTCCTGCTGGACCGCATGCTGCCCGGCCTGGACGGCGTGGAAGTGTGCCGCAGGCTCCGCCAGACGATGAGCGTCCCCGTCATTATGCTGACGGCCCTGGGGACGGAGGATGACAGGATCCTTGGACTGGAGGTCGGTGCGGACGATTACATCACCAAGCCTTTCTCGCCCCGGGAACTGGTGCTCAGGGTGCGCTCTGTTTTGCGGCGCAGCGTTCAGGAGTTCAGCCCCGAACCGGCGGTGCAAGTTGCCGGGTTCGAGCTCAACCCGGCAGCCCGGACCGTGACGCACCACGGATCTCCGCTCGCGCTGACCATCCGGGAGTTCGACCTTCTGGCCTTTTTCCTGCGCCGCCCCAACCAGGTGTTCAGCCGCGAGGAGCTGATCAGGGCCGTGTGGGGCTGGGACTTCGGGGACCTCTCCACGGTCACCGTCCACGTCCGGCGGCTGCGCGAAAAGATCGAGGCTGATCCCACCCGGCCGGCCCTCCTGAAGACGGTGTGGGGCGTGGGCTACCGGCTGGACACCCCGGACGGGGCTGACGGTGCAAACAGCTGA